CTCGGTCGGCGGCCACTCAAATTTCTCTCTGATAGCCCCCTCTGTGTCCAACACATTCAAGCGAAGGCCTTGGTCGTCAATCGCGGCTTGGACGCAGTGCAGGTATTCGACACCTTCAGGCATGCGGTGCGCGGTCCCGGCACCAGCAGTACATATCTGCAGGACACCTCGATGGATCTGCACATCGAATGCGAGGATATGGCTGCAGACATAGGCCAACACCTTCTCCCTGACCAATATGTCCCAGAACTTTGGGCCGTCTTCCGGGCCAATCTCGCGCTGGTACGGGCCGGAAAATCCGTTCACCGGAAAGACCGGGTGGTGACCGACAACGAGTTTGTGGCGAACGTCAGCATTCTCCTGGAGTGTCCTCTCGAGCCACTGGGTCTCGACATACCCCTCGCCTCCCGAGCCGCTCCACAAAGTGTTGACGAAGACCATCAGGAGATCGCCACGCCGCACGAAATAGGACAGGCCAAGTTGGTCGACCGGACCATTGTCCGGGAGTCCGAGCACATCGCGGAATACCGCTTCGCTCATCTCATCATAGGCTGTGTGGTTGCCGGTGGTATGCCACATCGGGATCTGCGTGCGATCCAGCCAGCCCATCTCGACTTCCAGCCAATGCCGCCACTGGTCCCTCAGCGCCGCTTCGTCCGAAACCAAACCGATGACTTCGTCGCCAGGGAAGAGGATGAATTCCGGCGCTGGATCGAGGCGTCTCACGACCGCATTCACTGAAGCAAACGTCTGTTCATGAAGGGCATTCGGGACGCCTGAACAGGAGTCGCCGTAGATGACGAACTGGTGGCCTTGACCACGCGGACAAATCGCCGGAATGCGCGGCGTCATATACTCCTCCCTTGAGCTGCTACGCCCTTCAGGACGCGCCCGTCACGTGCGCAATAGGGAGCTCCGATCCCTTCCATGGACCCATCCACGTCTGCAGAACGTCCGGCGGCGCGCATCCGCGGAGCATCCGCTTACCAAGCTGGCGCTTCAGCAGCATCCTCCCCGTTCTGCCCCTGAGCGGCGTTACGATCGCTGCAGCCTCGCAAAACAGGTCATTGCTCCGAATTGGCGGCCCATGCCTCGTCTCGATACCGCCGGATCGCGGTGCGCAGACCGGCTACACTTGGACCCTTTGCCAGAATCGCACGAGAGACGGAGGGCAGCGTTCGTTTTGCTGCGCGGCCAAACCTGGCTTTGACGTCCGAGATCGTCGCGCCCTGGGCGCCGACGCCCGGCGCCAACACAAGAGAGAGTGGTAGCCGGTCAAGGACGGTGCTGTCCGCTGCATCGATCGTCGCGCCGATCACCGCGCCGACATGTCCGATGCCCTCGCCCGTCTCGCGATTGATCACCGTGATGGAATCCGCAAGCGCCTCCGCGACGGTCCGGCCATCGTCATGCATCGCCTTCTGCAGGAAGTGTCCGTCGGCATTCGACGAACGTACCACCACGAAGACAGCCGCGCCGCAGGCGGCAGCCCTGTCGATCACGGGTCTGAGCGCGTCCAGTCCGAGATAGGCGGTGACAGTCATTGCATCGCCACCAAAGCCGCTGTCATCGCCGAGCATTGCCTGCGCATAGCCCGTCATTGTCCTGGCGAAGTCACCCCTCTTGCAGTCGATGAGGGCGAGCGCGCCCTGGCTCTTGGCCTGCCTGATCACCTTCGCCATCACGTCCATGCCACCAGGTCCGAGGCGTTCGAAGAAGCCGCATTGCGGCTTCACGACCGCGATCTCGTCAGCCGCCGCTTCGAGCACTGTCTGGCAGAAGCGATGCATTCCCTCGACCGAATCGTCGAGACCCCAGTGGCGGATGAGATCCTCCGAGGGATCCAGTCCCAGACACAGCGGTGATCGTGCCTGTGCGAGATCCACGAACCGATCCGCAAAGCGCCGTGCAACAGGCCTGCTTGTGTTCCCGGATTCGCGTCGAACTGCTGCTGGCATGCTTCCGTTCCTCGCTAGAAGATCAAGTTGGGCAGGAAGGTCGACAACCAGGGCACATAGCTGACAAGCGCCAGCACCAGCAGATTGACGGCGATGAAAGGCATTATGCCGGCCACGACCTGTTCGACCGGTCGCCCGAGCGTTGCCGAGGTTACAGCGAGATCGAGCCCGACCGGCGGCGTTATCATGCCGGTGCAGACGTTCAGCGTTACGATCATGCCGAAGTGGACAGGGTCGATTCCAAGCGCGGTCGAGACTGGGAAGAGGGTTGGCAGGAAAATCACCATGATCGAGTTGGGATCGAGAAACATGCCGCAGATGAGAAACAGCACGTTCACGCACAGCATGAACACGATCCAGTTCACGTTGTTGTCCTGGATGATGCCCAGCAATGTGCGGTCAAACCCGGCCAGCGTGATGAAGTAGGCAAGAAGCGCGCCCATCGACAGCAGGATGAAGATCACGCCGGTGGAGACAGCGCTGTCGCGCGCGATCGAGAAGACGTCGCGCAACGAGAGCGAGCGGAAGATGAAGACCTCCACGATCACGGCATAGACGGCGGAGACCGCGGCCGCCTCGGTCGCCGTGAATATCCCGCTGAAAATTCCGACCAGGATGATGACCTGCATCAGCAGCGCCCAGAAGGCGTCGACAAAAGCCGACCACCTCCCGCGCCAGGTCACACGCTCGACCCCAGGAATGCCCTCCCTCCATGCGGTGAATGCAACCAGCGCCATGAAGCCGAGGCCAAGGACGATCCCCACCATCAGACCCGCCGCAAACAGCGCGGCGATCGAAGTCCCCGTCAGCCAGCTGTAGACGACAAAGGTGATCGAGGGCGGGATCAGGAGTGCGCATTCCGCGCTCG
The Mesorhizobium australicum genome window above contains:
- a CDS encoding TRAP transporter large permease codes for the protein MVGLLFVLAAVLLAIAAEIFLVLGVPAVVTKYLMYPMMPDLIIGQRLVGGVEVVTLLAIPFFIFAADLMARGRMAGQLAGLFRALVGHKRGGLGHSTVVTCMVFGAAAGSAPATVAAMGRVAFPELRRSGFSERFSLGLIASSAECALLIPPSITFVVYSWLTGTSIAALFAAGLMVGIVLGLGFMALVAFTAWREGIPGVERVTWRGRWSAFVDAFWALLMQVIILVGIFSGIFTATEAAAVSAVYAVIVEVFIFRSLSLRDVFSIARDSAVSTGVIFILLSMGALLAYFITLAGFDRTLLGIIQDNNVNWIVFMLCVNVLFLICGMFLDPNSIMVIFLPTLFPVSTALGIDPVHFGMIVTLNVCTGMITPPVGLDLAVTSATLGRPVEQVVAGIMPFIAVNLLVLALVSYVPWLSTFLPNLIF
- a CDS encoding metallophosphoesterase family protein, with protein sequence MTPRIPAICPRGQGHQFVIYGDSCSGVPNALHEQTFASVNAVVRRLDPAPEFILFPGDEVIGLVSDEAALRDQWRHWLEVEMGWLDRTQIPMWHTTGNHTAYDEMSEAVFRDVLGLPDNGPVDQLGLSYFVRRGDLLMVFVNTLWSGSGGEGYVETQWLERTLQENADVRHKLVVGHHPVFPVNGFSGPYQREIGPEDGPKFWDILVREKVLAYVCSHILAFDVQIHRGVLQICTAGAGTAHRMPEGVEYLHCVQAAIDDQGLRLNVLDTEGAIREKFEWPPTEQESEWKTLPRGEMEAPIQGCLAMGRRIELRVTGQPSSCGTARPQTFFSAFAPGSIEQIWLGLRGSQQTLTAIVHGSPGRSPSYWIGPNLAEVSAFDLNVMFNPEMGPGGILWKHHAASDWSSLQSATTSEINKVIWPSRWTVGHGRRGITDRPSSLHRLDCQFATD
- the pyrF gene encoding orotidine-5'-phosphate decarboxylase, with product MPAAVRRESGNTSRPVARRFADRFVDLAQARSPLCLGLDPSEDLIRHWGLDDSVEGMHRFCQTVLEAAADEIAVVKPQCGFFERLGPGGMDVMAKVIRQAKSQGALALIDCKRGDFARTMTGYAQAMLGDDSGFGGDAMTVTAYLGLDALRPVIDRAAACGAAVFVVVRSSNADGHFLQKAMHDDGRTVAEALADSITVINRETGEGIGHVGAVIGATIDAADSTVLDRLPLSLVLAPGVGAQGATISDVKARFGRAAKRTLPSVSRAILAKGPSVAGLRTAIRRYRDEAWAANSEQ